In Micromonospora sp. WMMD980, the following are encoded in one genomic region:
- a CDS encoding ABC transporter permease, whose translation MSDTDTALPAQSPPVDRAETATAGPAARLSWWRGDGGEGAKRNLGLLATLVVLVVIGVLTRPDLYGDPNWVWGNTLTILKLASVVGVVTVGMTFVIIGGGIDLSVGAIVALAGVWCTTVATQSYGAGGMIFSALTVGLAVGVVNGLLVSYGRLVPFIATLAMLVAARGLAAEISDKQTQVSTSSFINGIATTNVLGIPLLVYILVAVVAAGWVLLNRTTFGRRTVAVGGNPEAARLAGINVRRHTVLLYALSGLCCGIAAVMLTAQATSAQAAMANLYELDAIAAAIIGGTLLSGGRGTIVGSLLGVIIFSTITNLFAINNLSAEAQNMVKGGIIVAAVLVQQVQFRSLTQFLARNRATTG comes from the coding sequence ATGAGTGATACCGATACCGCACTGCCCGCGCAGTCGCCGCCGGTGGACCGGGCGGAGACCGCCACGGCCGGCCCGGCGGCCCGGCTCTCCTGGTGGCGCGGCGACGGCGGGGAGGGCGCCAAGCGCAACCTCGGCCTGCTGGCCACGCTCGTGGTGCTGGTGGTCATCGGCGTCCTGACCCGTCCCGACCTCTACGGCGACCCGAACTGGGTGTGGGGCAACACGCTCACCATCCTCAAGCTCGCCTCGGTGGTCGGCGTGGTCACCGTCGGCATGACCTTCGTGATCATCGGCGGCGGCATCGACCTGTCGGTCGGCGCGATCGTGGCGCTGGCCGGCGTCTGGTGCACCACGGTCGCCACCCAGAGCTACGGCGCCGGCGGCATGATCTTCAGCGCGCTCACCGTCGGGCTGGCCGTCGGCGTGGTCAACGGGCTGCTCGTCTCGTACGGGCGACTGGTGCCGTTCATCGCCACCCTGGCCATGCTGGTCGCCGCCCGGGGGCTGGCCGCCGAGATCTCCGACAAGCAGACCCAGGTTTCCACCAGCTCGTTCATCAACGGCATCGCCACCACCAACGTGCTCGGCATCCCGCTGCTGGTCTACATCCTGGTCGCGGTGGTCGCGGCCGGTTGGGTGCTGCTCAACCGCACCACCTTCGGCCGTCGCACGGTGGCGGTCGGCGGCAACCCGGAGGCCGCCCGGCTCGCCGGCATCAACGTCCGCCGGCACACCGTGCTGCTCTACGCGCTGTCCGGCCTCTGCTGCGGCATCGCCGCGGTGATGCTGACCGCGCAGGCCACCTCCGCCCAGGCGGCGATGGCCAACCTCTACGAACTGGACGCGATCGCCGCCGCGATCATCGGCGGCACGCTGCTCAGCGGCGGGCGGGGCACCATCGTCGGCTCCCTGCTCGGCGTGATCATCTTCTCCACGATCACCAACCTGTTCGCCATCAACAACCTCTCCGCCGAGGCCCAGAACATGGTCAAGGGCGGCATCATCGTCGCCGCCGTCCTGGTCCAGCAGGTGCAGTTCCGCAGTCTGACCCAGTTCCTCGCCCGAAACCGGGCCACCACCGGCTGA
- a CDS encoding sugar ABC transporter ATP-binding protein: protein MKGVEVTGKETPAVAGEVVLRLTDVVKTFPGVRALDGVQLEVRAGEVHCLLGQNGAGKSTLIKVLAGVHRPDSGEVVWRGEPAAFADPQAAMRAGIATIYQELDLVDDLSVAENALLGHEPRRLGFVRRGLMARRTRQILARLGHPEIPPGRLVRHLPAAGKQIVSMARALSHEARLIIMDEPSAVLAHDEVGNLFRIIRELTAQGIAVIYISHRMEEIREIGDRVTVLKDGRTTAASLPARDTPTRDLVARMTGRTIEYVFPRRPADDGAGAELLRVDGLTRHGEFADVSLGVRAGEIVGIAGLVGSGRSELLETIFGARRAHAGTVRLDGKALRPGSVGAAVRAGMGMAPEERKSQALLLGEPIYRNVTLATFGRYARLGFTDAGRELTEADRVAASLELRPRDVRRPVRTLSGGNQQKVVVGRWLLGGTRLLLLDEPTRGVDVGARAELYQVIRDLAARGVGVLLVSSEVPEVLGLADRVLVMREGRVVREAPAGELDENTVLDLVMAGSLMEGAPA from the coding sequence ATGAAGGGGGTGGAGGTGACCGGGAAGGAAACGCCCGCCGTCGCGGGCGAGGTGGTGCTGCGCCTCACCGACGTGGTGAAGACGTTCCCCGGCGTACGCGCGCTGGACGGCGTGCAGCTTGAGGTGCGGGCCGGCGAGGTGCACTGCCTGCTCGGGCAGAACGGTGCCGGCAAGTCCACCCTGATCAAGGTGCTCGCCGGGGTGCACCGGCCGGATTCCGGCGAGGTGGTGTGGCGGGGCGAGCCGGCCGCGTTCGCCGACCCGCAGGCCGCCATGCGCGCCGGCATCGCCACCATCTACCAGGAACTCGACCTGGTCGACGACCTGTCGGTGGCGGAGAACGCGCTCCTCGGCCACGAGCCGCGCCGGCTCGGCTTCGTCCGGCGCGGGCTGATGGCCCGGCGTACCCGGCAGATCCTGGCCCGGCTCGGCCACCCGGAGATCCCGCCCGGGCGGCTGGTGCGGCACCTGCCGGCGGCCGGGAAGCAGATCGTCAGCATGGCCCGGGCGCTGTCCCACGAGGCCCGACTGATCATCATGGACGAGCCGAGCGCGGTGCTGGCCCACGACGAGGTGGGCAACCTGTTCCGGATCATCCGGGAACTCACCGCGCAGGGCATCGCGGTCATCTACATCTCGCACCGGATGGAGGAGATCCGTGAGATCGGCGACCGGGTCACCGTACTCAAGGACGGCCGGACCACGGCGGCGAGCCTGCCGGCGCGCGACACCCCGACCCGCGACCTGGTCGCCCGGATGACCGGGCGGACCATCGAGTACGTCTTCCCGCGGCGCCCGGCCGACGACGGCGCCGGCGCGGAGCTGCTGCGGGTGGACGGGCTGACCCGGCACGGCGAGTTCGCCGACGTGTCGCTCGGCGTGCGGGCCGGCGAGATCGTCGGCATCGCCGGGCTGGTCGGCTCCGGCCGCTCGGAGCTGCTGGAGACGATCTTCGGGGCCCGCCGGGCGCACGCCGGGACGGTCCGGCTGGACGGGAAGGCGCTGCGCCCCGGCAGCGTGGGCGCGGCAGTGCGGGCCGGCATGGGCATGGCGCCGGAGGAGCGCAAGAGCCAGGCGTTGCTGCTCGGCGAGCCGATCTACCGCAACGTCACGCTCGCCACCTTCGGCCGGTACGCCCGCCTCGGCTTCACCGACGCCGGGCGGGAACTCACCGAGGCGGACCGGGTCGCCGCGTCGCTGGAGCTGCGGCCGCGCGACGTGCGCCGGCCGGTGCGCACCCTCTCCGGCGGCAACCAGCAGAAGGTGGTGGTCGGCCGGTGGCTGCTCGGGGGCACCCGGCTGCTGCTGCTCGACGAGCCGACCCGGGGCGTGGACGTGGGCGCCCGGGCCGAGCTCTACCAGGTGATCCGCGACCTGGCCGCCCGGGGCGTCGGGGTGCTGCTGGTCTCCAGCGAGGTGCCCGAGGTGCTCGGCCTGGCCGACCGGGTGCTGGTGATGCGGGAGGGCCGGGTGGTCCGGGAGGCCCCGGCCGGCGAACTCGACGAGAACACCGTGCTCGACCTCGTCATGGCGGGGTCCCTCATGGAAGGCGCACCGGCATGA
- a CDS encoding substrate-binding domain-containing protein, giving the protein MTSDLSRRRLLLGGAAVSAGVLLAGCTSNEQSPTEAQTKAAANNANTEPGKKVTIGFSAPAADHGWIAAITNNAKAQAGAYGDVELKSVEAGADAAAQRAALSTLISQKPDVIVLLPHDGKELNAFGLEAMKAGIPVVNLDRAFPDARAYRLQIKGDNYGMGVAAATYIAEQLKAKGVSNAVIGEIPGIESLELTQERSKGFADTLASYGLKVANRRPAEFTVDSGQQAATGLFQALPKIDAVWNHDDDQGIGVLAAVNQANRKEFFMVGGAGSKKAMEDIAADNTVLKATVTYSPSMASSAISLARLIGQGKGMSDLVELQVPKEIVLSSETITKQNSGDYLKLGF; this is encoded by the coding sequence ATGACAAGTGACCTGTCACGCCGCCGGTTGCTCCTCGGCGGGGCCGCAGTCTCCGCCGGGGTGCTGCTCGCCGGCTGCACGAGCAACGAGCAGTCCCCGACCGAGGCGCAGACCAAGGCCGCCGCGAACAACGCCAACACCGAGCCGGGCAAGAAGGTGACCATCGGCTTCTCCGCCCCGGCCGCCGACCACGGGTGGATCGCCGCCATCACCAACAACGCCAAGGCGCAGGCCGGGGCGTACGGCGACGTGGAGCTCAAGTCGGTGGAGGCCGGCGCGGACGCGGCGGCCCAGCGGGCGGCGCTGTCCACGCTGATCTCGCAGAAGCCGGACGTGATCGTGCTGCTGCCGCACGACGGCAAGGAACTCAACGCGTTCGGCCTGGAGGCGATGAAGGCCGGCATCCCGGTGGTCAACCTGGACCGGGCGTTCCCGGACGCGCGCGCCTACCGGCTCCAGATCAAGGGCGACAACTACGGCATGGGGGTGGCCGCCGCCACCTACATCGCCGAGCAGCTCAAGGCCAAGGGCGTGAGCAACGCGGTGATCGGCGAGATCCCCGGCATCGAGTCGCTGGAGCTGACCCAGGAACGTTCCAAGGGCTTCGCCGACACGCTCGCCTCGTACGGGCTGAAGGTGGCCAACCGGCGGCCCGCCGAGTTCACCGTGGACTCCGGCCAGCAGGCCGCCACCGGGCTGTTCCAGGCCCTGCCGAAGATCGACGCGGTCTGGAACCACGACGACGACCAGGGCATCGGCGTGCTGGCCGCGGTCAACCAGGCCAACCGCAAGGAGTTCTTCATGGTCGGCGGCGCCGGCTCGAAGAAGGCCATGGAGGACATCGCGGCCGACAACACGGTGCTCAAGGCCACCGTCACCTACAGCCCGTCGATGGCCTCCTCGGCCATCTCCCTGGCCCGGCTGATCGGGCAGGGCAAGGGCATGTCCGATCTGGTGGAACTCCAGGTGCCGAAGGAGATCGTGCTCTCCTCCGAGACGATCACCAAGCAGAACTCGGGCGACTACCTGAAGCTCGGGTTCTGA
- a CDS encoding ROK family protein, with translation MRTVDPLHVRLLRLLRDEGAVSRAELGDRLQMPRPRLLAELERLVALGYVAEAGLAASRGGRRSTLVELSPHLRFASVDLGASSIDVEVVDGRLEPVTAYTEPADIRSGPKVTLQRVNDLLHKAKVDGAYERLDAVGIGVPGPVSFRDGVPVSPPIMPGWDRFPVRELLTREHGCPAVVDNDVNIMAIGERHGGVAHSVDDFLFIKIGTGIGCGIYLHGEVYRGTDGCAGDIGHIQVDPNGPMCSCGNVGCLEAVFSGAALAREATAAARAEVSPALVERLAARGAVTALDVAQGAIEGDVTCIQLIRDGGRRVGSVLAGLVSFTNPSMIVIGGGLAQLGHILLAEIRSVVYRRSLPLATGNLPVVLSELGPRAGVAGAAVLASDVAFGEAA, from the coding sequence GTGCGGACGGTCGACCCCCTGCACGTGCGGCTCCTGCGGCTGCTCCGGGACGAGGGCGCGGTCTCCCGCGCCGAGCTGGGTGACCGGCTCCAGATGCCCCGTCCCCGGCTGCTCGCCGAGCTGGAGCGCCTGGTCGCGCTCGGCTACGTGGCCGAGGCCGGGCTGGCCGCCTCCCGAGGCGGGCGCCGCTCCACCCTGGTCGAGTTGAGCCCGCACCTGCGCTTCGCCTCGGTGGACCTGGGCGCCAGCTCGATAGACGTCGAGGTGGTCGACGGCCGCCTGGAGCCGGTGACCGCCTACACCGAACCGGCCGACATCCGCTCCGGCCCCAAGGTGACCCTGCAACGGGTCAACGACCTGCTGCACAAGGCCAAGGTCGACGGCGCGTACGAGCGGCTCGACGCGGTCGGCATCGGCGTCCCCGGCCCGGTGAGCTTCCGTGACGGGGTGCCGGTCTCCCCGCCGATCATGCCGGGGTGGGACCGCTTCCCGGTCCGCGAGCTGCTGACCCGCGAGCACGGCTGCCCGGCCGTGGTCGACAACGACGTCAACATCATGGCGATCGGCGAGCGGCACGGCGGCGTCGCCCACTCGGTCGACGACTTCCTGTTCATCAAGATCGGCACCGGCATCGGCTGCGGCATCTACCTGCACGGCGAGGTCTACCGGGGCACCGACGGCTGCGCCGGCGACATCGGCCACATCCAGGTCGACCCGAACGGTCCGATGTGCTCCTGCGGCAACGTCGGTTGCCTGGAGGCGGTGTTCAGCGGCGCGGCGCTGGCCCGGGAGGCGACCGCCGCCGCGCGCGCCGAGGTGTCGCCGGCCCTGGTCGAGCGGCTCGCCGCCCGGGGCGCGGTCACCGCGCTGGACGTGGCGCAGGGCGCGATCGAGGGGGACGTCACCTGCATCCAACTCATCCGCGACGGCGGCCGGCGGGTCGGCAGCGTCCTGGCCGGGCTGGTCAGCTTCACCAACCCGTCGATGATCGTGATCGGCGGCGGCCTGGCCCAGCTCGGCCACATCCTGCTCGCCGAGATCCGCAGCGTGGTCTACCGCCGCTCGCTGCCGCTGGCCACCGGCAACCTGCCGGTCGTCCTCTCCGAGCTGGGCCCACGCGCCGGCGTCGCCGGCGCGGCGGTGCTGGCCAGCGACGTCGCGTTCGGGGAAGCCGCATGA
- a CDS encoding YihY/virulence factor BrkB family protein, translating into MAGDESPVRDEHDRTEPVGPDDGPDSPTELPGPGWVATLKRTVREFQDDSLTDWAAALTYYGVLSIFPGVLVLISLLGLLGERATNGVRDTVNQVVPEDNIQKIIESAITQASDAGGLASIAAVIGLVAAFWSASGYIAAFMRASNSIYDVPEGRPIWKTLPIRLGVTAVIGVLLLISAVIVVFTGGLAEQAGNAIGLGSTAVTVWNIAKWPVLLVIVSLMFAILYWASPNAKHGGFRWVSPGGVLAVVLWLVVSGLFALYVSNFGSYNKTYGAVAGVIIFLVWLWLSNIAILLGAEFDAELERSRAIAAGLPEDKEPYVELRDDRKLRKKRNVPSPR; encoded by the coding sequence ATGGCCGGCGACGAGTCTCCCGTCCGGGACGAGCACGACCGCACCGAGCCGGTGGGGCCGGACGACGGGCCGGACAGCCCGACCGAGCTGCCGGGTCCGGGCTGGGTGGCCACGCTGAAGCGGACCGTCCGGGAGTTCCAGGACGACAGCCTGACCGACTGGGCCGCCGCGCTCACCTACTACGGGGTGCTCTCCATCTTCCCGGGTGTCCTGGTGCTGATCTCCCTGCTCGGGCTGCTCGGCGAGCGGGCCACCAACGGGGTGCGGGACACGGTCAACCAGGTGGTGCCCGAGGACAACATCCAGAAGATCATCGAGAGCGCGATCACCCAGGCCAGCGACGCCGGGGGGTTGGCGAGCATCGCTGCGGTGATCGGTCTGGTCGCCGCGTTCTGGTCGGCGTCCGGCTATATCGCCGCGTTCATGCGCGCCTCGAACAGCATCTACGACGTGCCGGAGGGGCGGCCGATCTGGAAGACGCTGCCGATCCGGCTCGGCGTGACCGCGGTGATCGGCGTGCTGCTGCTGATCAGCGCCGTGATCGTGGTGTTCACCGGCGGGCTGGCCGAGCAGGCCGGCAACGCGATCGGGCTCGGCTCGACGGCGGTCACGGTGTGGAACATCGCCAAGTGGCCGGTGCTGCTGGTGATCGTCAGCCTGATGTTCGCGATTCTCTACTGGGCCTCGCCCAACGCCAAGCACGGCGGCTTCCGCTGGGTCAGCCCGGGCGGCGTGCTCGCGGTGGTGCTCTGGCTGGTGGTGTCCGGCCTGTTCGCGCTCTACGTCAGCAACTTCGGGTCCTACAACAAGACCTACGGCGCGGTGGCCGGCGTGATCATTTTCCTGGTCTGGCTCTGGCTGAGCAACATCGCCATCCTGCTCGGCGCGGAGTTCGACGCTGAGTTGGAGCGCAGTCGGGCGATCGCCGCCGGGCTCCCCGAGGACAAGGAGCCCTACGTCGAGCTGCGCGACGACCGCAAGCTGCGCAAGAAGCGCAACGTACCCAGCCCTCGCTGA